From Salvelinus sp. IW2-2015 unplaced genomic scaffold, ASM291031v2 Un_scaffold5156, whole genome shotgun sequence, a single genomic window includes:
- the LOC112078015 gene encoding uncharacterized protein produces the protein MTWAQLNNLSRSMDNISNAIENYNSTLDESRNRADMLEEEIMTIDSDIRGLEDKVVAVAEQADSLENSSSNTYQRAQDLLSHMENIVGEVEDLMLQENRTGLNETQVEQEEDNLLEKMKQVEAMLREMRFKSCVGQKEIADREMSEAKKCE, from the exons ATGACCTGGGCTCAGCTAAACAACCTCAGCAGATCCATGGACAATATCtct AATGCCATAGAGAACTACAACAGTACTCTGGATGAGAGCAGGAACAGAGCGGACATGTTGGAGGAGGAGATCATGACCATCGACTCAGACATCCGCGGCCTGGAAGATAAG GTGGTGGCGGTAGCAGAACAAGCAGACAGTCTGGAGAATAGCAGCAGCAACACCTATCAGAGAGCCCAGGACCTGCTCTCACACATGGAGAACATAGTAGGAGAGGTGGAAG ACCTAATGCTGCAGGAGAACCGTACGGGTCTGAATGAGACGCAGGTGGAGCAGGAAGAGGACAACTTGCTTGAGAAGATGAAGCAGGTGGAGGCCATGCTGAGAGAGATGAGATTCAAGAGCTGTGTCGGACAGAAGGAGATAGCAGACAGAGAGATGTCCGAGGCTAAGAAATGTGAGTAA